TTGAAGTACTCCTAATTTCAACTAAATTTAACTAACCAggatataaattttgattttaactGAGATTGGAGTTGTTAAAACTAAAAGGAAACACGTCACTAACTCCTTTATTTagtttgaaatcaaattaataaccTACCTTTTTCAGGTTCTAactttcacaatttaaaaactTGAGTTATGGCCATATTCCAAAACGAAAAAGAAACTTGAGTAATGGTTttatctttttgtctttttgtaaACGTTTTCAAAACTTCAAAACTCTCACTATGTATAAACATTTTCCTGCAAAAACATTATCTGTTAAGACAAATGCAAAAATGTAAGAGCTTCTGAAAATCCATTACTTTGTATTGTAAACCATATTAGATGGAAATAGAGTTTCCAGAACTTGTGGGGACTAGTTACTCTTACCACATCATTGTACTGTTGTTATCAACCTTCCTTCCTTTCTTACAATCCTTCTCTCCAAAGGCCAAAACAGTGTTTATGTTGgaacaaacacaaccaaaagTCAGTGTCTTCGGCTGCAGAACCCAAGAGAATTTGGCCAGGCTACTGACATTACCAGCTACTCTGACatgaaaaaacaaacacattcTGTCAATGTTTCATCCTCCACACAAAACTACAAACTATACTGTCACTGCTATGCTTAGAAGTTAGACCAAACACACAATCTGACCCTCAGCATCTATCATCAAAATCAATACTCTTGTTAGCTGAATTCGGTGTATCTCTCAACGGATAACATTTTCATTCATACAAACTTCACCACTTAAAAGTTGAATTTCTAATGGTCTGTTTAAAGACTAGATTATTTATCAATCTGGAAACTAGTTAGAAAAAGAAGAGTCGTGATTGAGATACCGAAGTTAAAACTATCAGTTTTTGAAagtaaattctaaaattaagcATTGTGTCTGTGAAAAATCAAACACCTAATAGTTAGAAAATCAGTGTGCTAAAACCATATATGTAAAGGCCAGTCgtttttcattctttgtttccTTTCCCAGTGTTTGAACTTGAATGAAGGTAGTAAAAGTGGCACCTCAACGTGCCCCGAGAGAAGGCTTTTGTTTGCACCAAGCAAGGAAATAAAAGGACAAATATAGGCATGAAGTAAGAACTGACTTGTCAATGGTCAAAAGCAAAGTAGTTACCCCACTCTAACTTGCTACCTCTCACAAACATTCAAATGCAGATCCCGCCACCCTTCTCTCTGATATAGCGAAATTCAAATCTCACTTTTGATTGCTCCCATTTCATAACCATTGCACCTTTCTCTTTGGAGAGTTCGAAATCCAAAAAGAAAATCGTTCCACTTTTTTCATCATTCTATTCTCTTTAGCTCTTTTTCTTGTTTACTAGATCCTTCAACATGAAGCTCTTGATCTCACCATCTTATTCATCTACACCGTCATCTTCATCCACCCTCAGCTTTGATCCATCTTTGTGCAACTCCAAAAGTTCAACAGCAGGGTGTCTCACTGCCATCTTGCGCAGGATTCTCTGCTCTGGTGGCCTTCCAACACACCCATCAGACCAATTAAGAGAACTTGATTCAATGTCAAAGATGGGTGGAAAAGTTCAAGAATTGAAGACTAAACCAGACAATGAATCTACCACCACCACTACTACTATTACTCCTGGGTTAGTGGAAAGATTAATGGGTTTGGAACCAATGGGTGAGAGAGAGAGACCCATTGAATCAAGTTCTTCACTTTCACGTAGCAAATCCATGAACTCTGTGGACTACTTGGGGGAATGCAAGCGAATGGAGGAGGGTCTTCAGAATCATGCCAAATCTTCATCATTCCGCGAGTTCCCAACATTGCTTGAAAATGAGAACTTCTTGGTACTCAGCTTCGAACGTGGATGTGATGATGGAGAATTCAGGtccaaagagagaaaaaaagaaaagggtttAAAAGATAGAGGCGAGTTCAAGAGAAACAAGAGAGAAAAGGTGCATGATGAGAAGGGGAACTTATCAGACATGTCTTCTGCCAATGTTGGAAATGATGGCGAACACAAAATTCAATTTGCCAACACTTCTACACTGTTCATGGCTTGTTTTGAAAAGGAGTACCTTGATTCAGAAACGGCGACATTCTCACACAACATGAACCGCAAGGAAGTAACCAATGGTGAGAAAGTGAAGAGGAGAAAGAAGGGAACAACGTGTTATGCAGAAAAGAAGGTGGACACTGAATGTGGTTCAGAAGATTCAAGTCCGGTTTCTATCTTTGATTTTGAACGGGAAGCTCCTGGAACAGGTTTGTTTCCTTAAGTACAGTTCAATTTTGAATAATTCTAAATCCTCTAACCAATGTGTTCAATTTtctaatacattaaatattttaactttttcatttagAGGTTCTTTGATTGCATGTTGCAGATTAGATTTTTCAGGTTTAATGAGAAGTTAATGGCAACAGATTGCATGTTTTTGGAATTAATAGACTAATTGTTTACTTTCTGACGAGTTTCTAAATATGCAGTTAATACTTTATTAAGTAGTACGAAGATATGATCTGATCAAATTTTCCTTGTATGGTCATAGTAGTTGTGTATTTAGCTTTAGATTTGATAACTTATTATACATAAACTGGTTGTAGGTGTGGATTCCTTTGGTGTTGATACGAGTTGGAGAAGAAAATTGTCACCGGAGCTTGAGAATGACAAGCTTTGTGTTCTGAATTGTGATAGTAGTAACATGATGATTGAGGAGATGAAGGTTAATACAATTGAGAACAACAAACTTGAAGGATCTAAGAGAACAGAGAAGCAAAGCCAAGATTGTGTAGATATTTGGGGAGAAATTTGTAGGCTTGTTCAAGGTGAATTGGAATCAAACAAGTTAGAGACAGGATTGAAGAAACAAGGTGATTTTGAATGTTTATGTGCTGATTTTGAGTCAGAAATTTTTGACCAATTGTTACAGGAGTTCATCTTAGATCAACTTGCTGGGAATCCCTTGAAAGCATTGCAACTTCAAAAtttgtaaaagaagaaaatcaatgaAGTGTAAAAAGATTTTGATTCTCCCTCTCGTTTTGTTTAAATTCTGATTCTGTCTGTCACATCTTGCATGAAGGAAGATTGTTCATCTTTTTGCTAGTTTCAATGCTGCCATGTGTTTCAATCTAgctttatctaataaatatgaCACATGGCACGAGACAAGACCACAGCCTTAGCCTTACTAAAAtgtcatataataaaattaaaactataattgaaaagttaaaaatgctttatatattttatcgaacaaattaaaaatcatcattttatttatataattcttatacttataatataagaaaacaagtgcagaaacacACCATGATCACTCTTGCTTATCTTTAACTTACTAATAGTTAAATAATTGTAAAGATGATTTAAAAGCATTTTGATGTTGGATTTGGGAATAAAAGCTTAGATTAACATTCACACTGGACAAGGCACTAGCTAGCAAGTCAAATTCATTTCCAAGAGGCAACTACGAagatttttctatgttttttttttctccttttcctaCACAATAAGCCAAAATGATGTATATCCACTATGTTAAAGCGACCTTGGAGACACTTTTTTCTATCTTTAAATTCCTAACgagaaaaaagattgaaattataaaagcaTGGATGTGGAAATAACAAAGTTCATCTTGAAATGCACTTCACACAGCACAAGCAAGTCAACTTCATTTCCATGAGGAAGTTACAAGTGTAATGCAGATGGGTTTTTTCTACACAAGAGTCCAAATGTTGCAGTGTCcaccaaaatattaaattaaagctACAATTGATTTTGAGTACCAAAAATCAACCCTTCAATCAATACGAAAaccaaaatcactttttttactatttGTCACTAGCTGAGTTGTATTTTAACCTCATCTGTGATTTTGGTCTCTTTCTTCTTTATGTATATCATATAGATTCCTGCATTTTCGTCTCTCATGAAACAGTAAAACTCTTTCATTTGTACACAAGAGGCCAAATGCTGTaccaactaaaatataaaagctACTTGAAAAAGACCAAAGAAACATACATGGGTGAAGAAACATATAAGCATGTAAATGTTAGCCAAAGTTTTACATGGATGTTCATGttgaactaaattattaaagatcaaagaaaattaatattgactATGTTGGTAATCATTCTTGAAATTTTTACTTGGTATCTTTTTTAAGAACTTACTTGAGTTGACTCTAAATAATCTAAAAGAAATCTAATAAAAAGGCTATTTAAGTAAACTAGAAGATAGTTCAATAACTTCTTTTGTGTCTGTACATCATTATCACTATTCTAGATATAATGTGTATTCCAAACAGTTACTGACTTAGCTCAAATTTAACTTGCAATGATATTTACTACCGTAGCTTGGAATCCAACAAACCaactattttgatatttaagttTTCAGCTTAGGTTGAATATAGTCTAAGAGGATCAATGAGTCAAATAAAAGCAGCTTAAAAGCTGCGTAACCTATTTCTACTCCTCACCCCAGTGCGTCTCTGTCATTAAACAAGTTTCCACGTCTAACAACCATGaaccaaaatatttttagaggTCTGAAGTAGCGAAACTGTTCAATgagcaaattaaaaaagattgaTAAAAGCCAAGTGCAATACGTTAGCTTTTGGGAATGCTTTTTCTTAGTGCTTTACAATCCTCCACATTCATAACAAAGAACCAATAAATgtaacctttgattgaaaaaagGTAGCAGGAAGAATCCACCAAGGAGTGGGTGGAGCATGTGGAAAAAAGATTTTCGAAAAACACACACAATAAGTTGTTAGAGAccatataacaaaaataaagctATCCCATTTCTTAGAAAGAAGGTAACTTAAACTGCCTAGTACCATTGTACAAACAAAATCCTTATTGTCTACTACACTCTATGAAAACTGCATCACCAAGTCAGCTTAGACCAGATTTCACACAGGCTAGATCAATGCTCAGGATCATGTATCAATCCCAAAATCTAAATTCTGCAAACCAAATCTTTATATCTGCACACTACAAGTGTCACACACAGTGTTGCAGCATTTAATAGTTTTACTTTAGTTCACCTAAGATATAACTAGAATGGACCCACTTAATCATTCGTGTATGGCTAATGGGAAAAATCGGAATCGCCAATATTGACTGATAATAATGTATTCCTTTTCTATTTGTCGTTGCAAGGACTTAAACACCCGTTTACCCAGCACAGAGACATTAATGAGTCACCATTTGTAAGCATCAGAACTCATGGTAATGTCAAAACATGCACACGCTGACTGACATATTGTAATGGTGCAGCAGTATGAAAACAAGAGTTAACAACACACTTTTACcaagtcatttttcataataattgaGAGTTATTTACAACtacaaaatcataaatgaaaGTCACTACATGATAAATAAAACCTTGATTATTTAATGGTTTTCGGTAAATATCAATCGATaataatatactttaaaaagtatattaaaaaggGTTGCTGACTTTTCTCTGATAAGAATGATGACTTACAAACACAACAAAACATCCACCAAGAAAATTATGTAGAGAATAGAAGGAATAGGCCATGAATACAAGATATGCAAATTTAGAATGGGCATAAATAAGATTATTACATCTCCAGTCTCATAATATTGAATACTATATCCCCCCCCACTACATTGTTGTGATTCAGTCAATGGAAAGTTACAACATACAACTCAATGGAacatatataagaaaaagagaTCAGGAAAAAATGGAATCAATTAACCCAGTAACGGGTAGTTACTGAAGCAGCAAACTTGCGTCCTGCCCATTTTCTATATCCTAGCCTTGGTAGACCATTTCACCGTTCTTTTTGCAAATTGTCACCGTCTAagtaaattctataaaattcaaaaaacaaatcattaaataaataaacttttgagTTGTAATAAGGAGCTGCTACTACGGGAAAGAGAATTTCAATCATGCCACCATTTGCTCCTGATCCAAGTACATTTGCTCCAACCACGCTGGAATTGCTTCTGTTCCATTATGGCATTGTTTTCGCTGATCTTCGACTCCAGATTCTGGTGGAGCATCCTTAACGAGTGAGTTAACCCAAGACACGTCTGGCTCATCATCAACATTTGCAGGCATTTTGGTTGAATCCTTTGTAAGAGGACTGTTGATGCTTCGAAACCCAAAGGAAGCAGATTTCCTCAGCTTATTCAGCTCATCTCCATTTATGGTCCAATCAAGTTTTCCATCAGGTGAGCCCCAGTTAGTGAAAGTAGAGACCTTTGGAGAAGGAACCTCAGAATGATGGTTCACCATGCTTCGCTCGATAAAGCTATGGCTACGCTTAGCAAAAGCAGCAGCTCTTGGATTCAAAGCCACCGAGGCTCCTTCAGCAGATGGATCAACCCTGAAGGATCTTGATCCAACCATGTTTGAGGTGGAAAGGCCCGAGGAATAGCCCCCCAGCTGCTGGTTCATATTTGAACGCATTTGGATTCCAGTTGGAGATTGTAACTGAGGTCCTGCAACATCAAGTGAGATTCCATGGAATTTAGACAAAATTGATTGTTCAAGAGATCCAAAGCTATCATCAAGGTTTGATGGCTTCACCCCTGAAAGCCTGTTTAACTCCCCAATGTGATCACTCATAGAAACACGAAAAGATGGACTATTAGGCATGGAATTTTTCCAGTTAGGAGAGGAAAGACCAGACATGTCATCCATCATCAGCTGTTGTCTACGCCGATGAGCTTCAAGTCCAAGCAGTTCAAAATCCAAATCAATGTCTCTTGCAGTTGAAGCAGTCTTCAATCTGCTTTTGGGCAGCAGCAGGGTGGGGATCGAAGCATTAGATTGAGACCAAATGGAACCAGTAATAGGAGAAGATGCTCCAGATGGAGTCAAAGGTGGTGTTGAGGAAGTTGGTATCAAGACAGATGGAGAACAAAGTGCAATTGGGCTAATTGAACCCATCTCCAATGCAGAAGCACCAGCAGAATAGGACCTTGGAGAAGGAATAGCAGAACCAGTAGAAGCATACAAGGGGCGAAGCTCCTCTGGCTTGTGTGCAAAGAAGCAAACTCTCCTTGTGCATCCACTCTCATCCTTGCAGAGCCTTGTCCGGTACTGGGCAGGGTGAAGCCAGCACTCAAAAATACCATGAGCATACTCACAGGCATCCCCTTTGCTGCAAGATCCCTTCCTAAACTCAGGACAAGGGACACAGCTGTAATGGTACTTCCTTGGATCACGTCGCCTAGCGTTCTCCCCGGGATGAACAAAGGGGCATTCGGTCCAGTCATGAGAATAGGCCCTGGAACAAGGCTTCACTTTGAATGTATACATCCTAAACTCATCAGTTCCATATATCCCATTCTTTATGTCTGGAAGGGAGAGATCAATGGGATAATCTTTTGAAACACGAGATGTGGTCATTTCTTGCCTTTGTTCCTCAATTTGGTCAATCACTTGAGGAAGTGAGAAATATGTCTGATCAGCAGCAGCATCACAGGTACCCTCCAGGAGGGCCTGTAGCACCCTGGCCCTTGGACTGAAGACAGAATTAGCCACAGAGACAATCAAGTCAATTGGCCTGTTACCATCAGCATCAACAGCACTAACATCAGCAGATGCATCAAGCAAAAGCTTGACAACCTCAACAGAAGCAGCAGAACCCCCAGCAACAGCACAATGAAGAGCAGTAGCCCCATCTGAC
This window of the Vigna angularis cultivar LongXiaoDou No.4 chromosome 7, ASM1680809v1, whole genome shotgun sequence genome carries:
- the LOC108337783 gene encoding uncharacterized protein LOC108337783 yields the protein MKLLISPSYSSTPSSSSTLSFDPSLCNSKSSTAGCLTAILRRILCSGGLPTHPSDQLRELDSMSKMGGKVQELKTKPDNESTTTTTTITPGLVERLMGLEPMGERERPIESSSSLSRSKSMNSVDYLGECKRMEEGLQNHAKSSSFREFPTLLENENFLVLSFERGCDDGEFRSKERKKEKGLKDRGEFKRNKREKVHDEKGNLSDMSSANVGNDGEHKIQFANTSTLFMACFEKEYLDSETATFSHNMNRKEVTNGEKVKRRKKGTTCYAEKKVDTECGSEDSSPVSIFDFEREAPGTGVDSFGVDTSWRRKLSPELENDKLCVLNCDSSNMMIEEMKVNTIENNKLEGSKRTEKQSQDCVDIWGEICRLVQGELESNKLETGLKKQGDFECLCADFESEIFDQLLQEFILDQLAGNPLKALQLQNL
- the LOC108338571 gene encoding zinc finger CCCH domain-containing protein 66: MCCVSKGKPSQMGLLMEDECAKEEMHHRISALLEFSAADDLIGFKDAVEKEAQDVDGVGLWYGRRAGSKKISYEERTPLMVAATFGSLDVSAYILGTGGVDVNRASRSDGATALHCAVAGGSAASVEVVKLLLDASADVSAVDADGNRPIDLIVSVANSVFSPRARVLQALLEGTCDAAADQTYFSLPQVIDQIEEQRQEMTTSRVSKDYPIDLSLPDIKNGIYGTDEFRMYTFKVKPCSRAYSHDWTECPFVHPGENARRRDPRKYHYSCVPCPEFRKGSCSKGDACEYAHGIFECWLHPAQYRTRLCKDESGCTRRVCFFAHKPEELRPLYASTGSAIPSPRSYSAGASALEMGSISPIALCSPSVLIPTSSTPPLTPSGASSPITGSIWSQSNASIPTLLLPKSRLKTASTARDIDLDFELLGLEAHRRRQQLMMDDMSGLSSPNWKNSMPNSPSFRVSMSDHIGELNRLSGVKPSNLDDSFGSLEQSILSKFHGISLDVAGPQLQSPTGIQMRSNMNQQLGGYSSGLSTSNMVGSRSFRVDPSAEGASVALNPRAAAFAKRSHSFIERSMVNHHSEVPSPKVSTFTNWGSPDGKLDWTINGDELNKLRKSASFGFRSINSPLTKDSTKMPANVDDEPDVSWVNSLVKDAPPESGVEDQRKQCHNGTEAIPAWLEQMYLDQEQMVA